In Microcella indica, the genomic window CGGCGAGGCCAATGATGGCGCCTGCCATCGCCATGCGGTGGTCCTCGTACGTCGACCACAGCCCGCCGTGCAGCGCTCCAGGAGTGAGCGCGAGCCCGTCGTCGAGCTCGTGGGCGCCGCCGCCGAGCGCGGTGATCTCCGCGACGAGAGCGGCGAGCCGATCCGTCTCGTGGCCGCGCAAGTGGCCGATGCCGTCGATCGTGCTCGGGGCGTCGGCGAGGGCCGCAAGTGCCACGAGTGCGGGCGCGAGCTCGCCTCCCGTCGTGAGGTCGAGGTCGACGCCCGGGACTGCGCGCCCTCCGCACAGGCCGAGGCCGCCGTCGACGACGAGCGCCCCCGCCTCGCGATGCACGCGAGCGCCGAAGCGCGGCAGCAGGTGCTCGAGGTCGGCGCCGACCTGTGTGGTGGTCTCGGGCCAGTCCTCGATCGCGACGGTCCCGCCGGCGACGAGCGCGGCGACCAGGAAGGGCGCGGCGTTCGACAGGTCGGGCTCGATCACTGTCTCGGTCGCGGCGATCGGGCCGGGCTCGACGATCCACACGCCGGGTTCGGGGCTCGTGACCTCGACGCCCCGGCGCCGCAGCGATTCGATCGTCATCGCGATGTGCGGCATCGACGGCAAGCGCTCGCCCGTGTGCCGCAGCTGCAGGCCCTGCTCGAAACGCGGTGCCGCGAGCAGCAGGCCCGAGACGAACTGGCTCGACGCCGAAGCGTCGATGGAGAGCTCGCCGCCCCGCACCGAGCCCGCGCCCGCGCCCCACAGGCTGAAGGGCAGCGCGCCTCGGCCGTCGTCGTTGACGTCGACGCCGAGGGAGCGGAGCGCCTCGATCGTCGTGCGCATGGGCCGCCGCCGTGCCGACTCGTCGCCGTCGAAGGCGACGGGGCCCAGCGCGAGCGCCGCGAGGGGCGGGAGGAAGCGCATGACCGTGCCCGCGAGACCGCAGTCGATCGTCGTGCTGCCCGTCAGATCCGCCGGCGGCGTGATGCGCAGGTCGGGTCCGAACGCGCCATCTCCATCCACTCGCTCGATCGAGACGCCGAGCGAGGCGAGCGCGTCGATCATGAGCATCGAGTCGCGCGAGAACAGCGGTCGCCTGAGCACGGAGGTGCCGTCGGCGAGTGCGGCGAGGACGAGCTCGCGATTCGTCAGGCTCTTCGAGCCGGGCAGGTTCACGCGCGCGTCGAGAGGGCTCGTCGCGCGGGGCGCGCGCCAGCCACCGGGCTCGACGGGGGAGTCGGATGCCTCGGATCGATCCTCGTCGCCGTAGGGAGAGAATCGCGGGCTGGAATAGGTGAAGACCTGCATCGGTTGTCTACAGTAACGGCACGCACGATCACTCACCGAAGGGAGCACGTGATGGCCACGAGCCTTCTCGAGGCACCCGCACGGCGCTCGACAGTAGAGTGGGCACCGATGAGCGACGAGTTGAGCGAGAGACGACGGCTGTTTCACGACCAGGCTCTGCCTCTCATGGATCAGCTCTACGGTGCCGCGATGCGCATGACGCGCAACCCGGCAGACGCCGCCGACCTGGTGCAGGAGACCTTCGTGAAGGCGTTCGCCGCCTTCGGGCAGTTCGAGCAGGGCACGAACATCAAGGCGTGGCTCTACCGGATCCTCACCAACACCTACATCAACATCTATCGCAAGAAGCAGCGCGACCCCTATCAGGGCACGATCGACGAGCTTGAGGACTGGCAGCTCGGTGGCGCCGAGTCGGCGACCACGACGGTCACGCGATCAGCG contains:
- the aroA gene encoding 3-phosphoshikimate 1-carboxyvinyltransferase, with amino-acid sequence MQVFTYSSPRFSPYGDEDRSEASDSPVEPGGWRAPRATSPLDARVNLPGSKSLTNRELVLAALADGTSVLRRPLFSRDSMLMIDALASLGVSIERVDGDGAFGPDLRITPPADLTGSTTIDCGLAGTVMRFLPPLAALALGPVAFDGDESARRRPMRTTIEALRSLGVDVNDDGRGALPFSLWGAGAGSVRGGELSIDASASSQFVSGLLLAAPRFEQGLQLRHTGERLPSMPHIAMTIESLRRRGVEVTSPEPGVWIVEPGPIAATETVIEPDLSNAAPFLVAALVAGGTVAIEDWPETTTQVGADLEHLLPRFGARVHREAGALVVDGGLGLCGGRAVPGVDLDLTTGGELAPALVALAALADAPSTIDGIGHLRGHETDRLAALVAEITALGGGAHELDDGLALTPGALHGGLWSTYEDHRMAMAGAIIGLAVDGVEIDDIGTTAKTLPQFPELWLGMLGAGSEVAAP
- a CDS encoding sigma-70 family RNA polymerase sigma factor, with the translated sequence MSDELSERRRLFHDQALPLMDQLYGAAMRMTRNPADAADLVQETFVKAFAAFGQFEQGTNIKAWLYRILTNTYINIYRKKQRDPYQGTIDELEDWQLGGAESATTTVTRSAEAEAIDRMPSSAVKDALQSIPEDFRLAVYLADVEGFAYQEIADIMKTPVGTVMSRLHRGRRLLRELLADYARERGMTASTIPASTARKGTT